The genomic interval CGCGCACATCGCCCACCGCCAGACCGAGCGCGTGGAGATCGACGACCTGGAAGGCCGTATCACCGTGGGCCTGGTCACGCCCTACCCACCAGGCATTCCACTCTTGATCCCCGGCGAGGTGTTCAACAAGAAGATCGTGGACTACCTCAAGTTCGCGCGTGAGTTTGCCAAGCTGTGCCCCGGCTTCGAGACCGACATCCACGGCTTGGTGGAAGTGGAAGACGAAAACGGGCAGGTGCGCTACTACGCCGACTGCGTGGCCGACGGCAAACCCTCCCGCAAGAACCCCAAGCCCCTGGCCACGGCCGAGAACCTGGTGCAGGTAGGGGATGACGGACCTTACGGCCGCAACGTATAACTACCGTCTTGGTGCGGGTGTCTGCACCTGCACACCAAAAATCGCTCCCCGGCTTGACTGGCGGAGCGATTTTTTCATGGGCTTGAATCCGCTGCAGTGGTGCTGCCGTATTGACTGTCAGCCGCGTGATTGTCATGCGGTGACTGTCTTCACACCACCCTCAGGAGATCTTCATGACCCTTCGATTCAACGCCCGCCTTGCCACCATCGCTCTTGCAGCTGCCCTGGGGGCTGCCGCAATGCCTGCCATGGCCCAGGTCATGGTGGGCGGTGCGCCCATGCTGGCCAGCAAGGACATCATCGACAACGCTGTGAACTCCAAAGACCACACCACCCTGGTGGCGGCGGTCAAGGCGGCCGGCCTGGTCGAGACGCTCAAGGGCGCAGGCCCGTTCACCGTTTTTGCGCCCACCAATGCCGCATTTGCCGCATTGCCTGCAGGCACGGTAGACACGCTGCTCAAGCCCGAGAGCAAGCCCACGCTGACCAAGGTGCTCACCTACCACGTGGTGGCAGGCAAGTATGACGCCTCTGCGCTGTCCAAGATGATTGCCGACGGCAAAGGCATGGCCAGCATCAAGACCGTCGCGGGCGGAACGCTCACGGCCGAGGCCAACGGCAACGCCATCATGGTGACGGATGAAAAGGGTGGTACAGCCACGGTGACGATTGCCGATGTGTACCAGTCCAACGGCGTGATCCACGTGGTGGACAAGGTCCTGTTGCCCAACTGATGAGCGGTGCAGCCTGCCTGCCGCAAAGCCGCCGGGCCACCGCGTTCGGCGTCGGGCAGGCGCCAGCGCTGCAGCCGTCACCGGGCAGGCGGAATGTCCTCGCGCACCCGCACAAAACTCGCAAAGCGCGGCAGGCCGCCGTCGTGCGTGCCGCGAAAGCGGTAGGTCACCCAGCTGCCCACGGGCGGTGGGTCCACCCGCTGCGCATCGCTGAAACCCGCGCCCAGCCTGAATTGCTGGCCCGAAGGCATCTCCACCAGCAGGGCGCCCATGCGCCCCGCGTGCCTGCCTTTGCCGGGCAGGTGCGCCACCACGCGGGCCTCGGTGTCTTGGTGGGTCTTGACCTTGATGAGGTCGTCGCTGCGGCCGGACCGGTAGAGCGATGTGCCACGGTGCAGCATCAGCCCCTCGCCACCTGCGCGCACCGTCTTGTGCAGCAGGGCCTGCAGGGCTGCGTCGTTGGCAATGCGCTGTTGGGGCACGGCCTGCACCCAGGGCTGGCCAATTCGCCGCACCAGCGCCTGCAGCGCGGGCAGTCGTTCGTCAAACACGCCGCCGTGCTGCGGCAAGTCAAACACCATGAACCGGATGCCACGCCACGCTGCGTCATCGGGTTGCTGCTGGCGCGTGGTGGACTGCGCAGCGCTGAAGCGGCCGCGCCCGGCCCACAGTTCGCCATCCATGGGCGTGGTGGGCCAACCCGCGGTAAACCAGGCCGGGGCCTGCACGGTTTCGCCGCCACGGGTGCGCAAGGTGTGGCCGTCCCAGTACCCGCGTACACCGTCGTACTTTTCGCTCACCCAGTAGTCCGCCAGCGGCATGCCGGGCCGGTACACGTTGGCCAGCAACAGGGCGGGCGCGTCTGCGGCGTGCACCCAGGCCGATGCGGGCAACAGGGCGGCGAGGGGCAGGGCCCTTGCCAGAACACTGAGAAAGCGTCGGCGGGCTGGAGATGAAATGCTATTAAATAAATAGCTGTCAGCGCTTGATGGGTAAGCGCTGGAGGCCATTTTGCTTGAACTAAAGGGCGTCAGACCTGGTCGGCCGAGAGGCCGGCCGTCTGGCTGAAGCCGCCATCCACATAGGTGATTTCAGCCGTCATGCCGCTGGCCAGGTCGGACAGCAGGAAGGCCGCCACATTGCCCACGTCTTCAATGGTCACGTTGCGGCGCAGGGGCGATGCGTCGGCCACGCGGCTGAGCAGCTTGCCAAAGTCCTTGATGCCGCTGGCGGCCAGGGTCTTGATGGGGCCGGCGCTGATGCCGTTGGCGCGGATGCTGCGGCCGTCTTCGGTGCGGCCCACGGCTTCGGCCAGGTAGCGCACGCTGGCTTCCAGGCTGGCCTTGGCCAGTCCCATGGTGTTGTAGTTGGGGATGGAGCGCAGCGCGCCCAGGTAAGACAGGGTCAGCAACGACGACTTGTCGTTCAAGTAAGGCAGGGCCGCCTTGGCCATGGCCGGAAAGCTGTAGGCGCTGATGTCGTGCGCAATGCGGAAGTTTTCGCGCGACAGGCCGTCAAGGAAGTTGCCGGCAATCGCCTCGCGCGGGGCAAAGCCGATGCTGTGCACAAAGCCGTCAAACCGGGGCCAGGTGGCGGACAGCTCGGCAAACATGCGCTCGATCTGCTCGTCGCTCGCCACATCGCAGTCAAAGATCAGCTTGGAGTTGAACTCGGCGGCAAAGTCGGTGATGCGGTCCTTGAAGCGGTCGCCCACGTAGCTGAAAGCCAGCTCGGCACCCTGGTCGTGGCAGGCCTTGGCGATGCCG from Acidovorax sp. FHTAMBA carries:
- a CDS encoding DNA ligase — protein: MASSAYPSSADSYLFNSISSPARRRFLSVLARALPLAALLPASAWVHAADAPALLLANVYRPGMPLADYWVSEKYDGVRGYWDGHTLRTRGGETVQAPAWFTAGWPTTPMDGELWAGRGRFSAAQSTTRQQQPDDAAWRGIRFMVFDLPQHGGVFDERLPALQALVRRIGQPWVQAVPQQRIANDAALQALLHKTVRAGGEGLMLHRGTSLYRSGRSDDLIKVKTHQDTEARVVAHLPGKGRHAGRMGALLVEMPSGQQFRLGAGFSDAQRVDPPPVGSWVTYRFRGTHDGGLPRFASFVRVREDIPPAR
- the fabI gene encoding enoyl-ACP reductase FabI; this translates as MGFLTGKKLLITGVLSNRSIAYGIAKACHDQGAELAFSYVGDRFKDRITDFAAEFNSKLIFDCDVASDEQIERMFAELSATWPRFDGFVHSIGFAPREAIAGNFLDGLSRENFRIAHDISAYSFPAMAKAALPYLNDKSSLLTLSYLGALRSIPNYNTMGLAKASLEASVRYLAEAVGRTEDGRSIRANGISAGPIKTLAASGIKDFGKLLSRVADASPLRRNVTIEDVGNVAAFLLSDLASGMTAEITYVDGGFSQTAGLSADQV
- a CDS encoding fasciclin domain-containing protein, with translation MTLRFNARLATIALAAALGAAAMPAMAQVMVGGAPMLASKDIIDNAVNSKDHTTLVAAVKAAGLVETLKGAGPFTVFAPTNAAFAALPAGTVDTLLKPESKPTLTKVLTYHVVAGKYDASALSKMIADGKGMASIKTVAGGTLTAEANGNAIMVTDEKGGTATVTIADVYQSNGVIHVVDKVLLPN